A single window of Laspinema palackyanum D2c DNA harbors:
- a CDS encoding site-2 protease family protein produces the protein MNGNIRIGNLFGIPFYVNPSWFLVLALVTFSYGGALASQFPAMGLIFPWILGLVAALLLFASVLAHELGHSFVAIRQGIEVKSITLFLFGGLASLERESKTPGEAFWVAIAGPAVSLLLFALFNAVALTTPVTGPVAAILGLLASINLMLALFNLIPGLPLDGGNILKSLVWKITGNPYKGVIFAGRVGQALGWIAVLLGGLSILGISNIGSFWTLLIGFFLIQNAGTAAQSASIQDTLSHYTAADAVNPNSPIVSAELSLREFANEYIIGSKTQWRKFLVTDEAGYLIGSIAVDDLKLISTSEWPNTQVKDLMKTVESTTTIKSNVTLLEAIAILEDRELSELPVINDNGVLVGLLEKGEIVRKLQKQKSTQTNPA, from the coding sequence ATGAACGGCAACATTCGCATCGGCAACTTATTCGGAATTCCTTTTTATGTAAACCCTTCGTGGTTTTTAGTGCTGGCTTTAGTGACTTTTAGTTATGGCGGAGCCCTGGCCTCTCAATTTCCGGCAATGGGGTTAATCTTCCCCTGGATATTAGGATTGGTTGCGGCGTTGTTGCTGTTTGCTTCAGTCTTAGCCCATGAACTGGGACATAGCTTTGTAGCCATTCGTCAGGGAATTGAAGTTAAATCTATCACCTTGTTCCTGTTTGGGGGATTGGCGAGTTTAGAACGGGAGTCCAAAACCCCCGGTGAGGCATTTTGGGTGGCGATCGCAGGTCCGGCAGTGAGCTTACTGTTGTTTGCACTCTTTAATGCAGTGGCCTTAACAACACCAGTCACGGGCCCAGTCGCTGCAATTCTGGGACTGTTGGCCTCGATCAACTTAATGTTAGCCCTATTTAACCTCATTCCCGGTTTACCCCTCGATGGCGGGAACATCCTCAAATCCCTCGTCTGGAAAATTACCGGCAACCCCTATAAAGGTGTAATCTTTGCCGGACGAGTCGGACAAGCACTCGGTTGGATTGCCGTCCTTCTCGGTGGGTTGTCCATCCTGGGTATCAGCAACATTGGCAGCTTCTGGACCTTGTTAATTGGGTTCTTCCTGATTCAAAATGCTGGCACTGCGGCACAATCGGCCTCAATTCAAGATACCCTTTCTCACTATACTGCTGCGGATGCGGTTAACCCCAACAGTCCGATTGTCTCTGCGGAACTCTCCTTGCGTGAGTTTGCCAACGAGTATATTATCGGTAGCAAAACCCAGTGGCGCAAGTTTTTAGTCACGGATGAGGCGGGATATTTAATCGGTTCGATCGCCGTGGATGATTTGAAACTGATTTCTACCTCGGAATGGCCGAACACCCAGGTGAAAGACTTGATGAAAACTGTGGAATCTACGACTACCATCAAATCTAATGTCACCTTACTTGAAGCGATCGCCATTCTCGAAGACCGAGAACTCTCTGAGTTACCTGTGATTAATGACAATGGCGTGTTAGTCGGACTCCTGGAAAAAGGTGAGATTGTCCGAAAGTTGCAAAAACAAAAATCTACCCAAACTAATCCGGCCTAA